From a region of the Agrobacterium larrymoorei genome:
- a CDS encoding sugar phosphate isomerase/epimerase family protein, which produces MSLEGLSINFATIKQGGSFGVMVDACLKQGITTISPWREHVQGVGLEEAARIVSENGIRLSGHCRGGFFPAIDEDGRRKAIDDNKRAVDEAAAMNANCLVLVVGGLPKGSKDIRGARQMVEDGMAELLPYAKAAGVPLAIEPLHPFYAADRACFNTLKQSLDLCDRLGEGTGVAIDVYHVWWDPEVEEQVARAGRNNQILAHHICDWLVPTTDPLNDRGMMGDGVIDLKGFRSMIEKAGFFGPQEVEIFSYNWNAKPIDEVLTTVVERYRTVC; this is translated from the coding sequence ATGAGCCTTGAAGGTCTCTCGATCAATTTCGCTACCATCAAGCAGGGTGGCTCTTTCGGCGTGATGGTGGATGCCTGCCTGAAGCAGGGCATCACCACCATCTCCCCCTGGCGCGAACATGTGCAGGGCGTGGGTCTTGAAGAGGCGGCGCGCATTGTTTCGGAAAACGGCATCCGCTTAAGCGGCCACTGCCGCGGCGGTTTCTTTCCGGCCATAGATGAAGATGGCAGACGCAAGGCCATAGACGACAATAAGCGTGCCGTGGACGAAGCGGCTGCAATGAATGCCAACTGCCTCGTTCTCGTGGTGGGTGGCCTGCCCAAAGGCTCCAAGGATATTCGCGGTGCGCGGCAGATGGTGGAAGACGGCATGGCCGAGCTTCTGCCTTACGCGAAAGCCGCAGGCGTGCCGCTGGCCATCGAGCCTCTGCATCCCTTTTACGCGGCGGATCGCGCCTGCTTCAATACGCTGAAGCAATCACTCGATCTTTGCGACAGGCTGGGCGAAGGCACCGGTGTTGCAATCGATGTCTACCATGTCTGGTGGGACCCAGAAGTGGAAGAGCAGGTTGCCCGCGCCGGGCGCAACAACCAGATTCTTGCGCACCACATTTGCGACTGGCTGGTGCCGACCACCGACCCGCTGAACGACCGGGGCATGATGGGAGACGGCGTTATCGACCTCAAGGGTTTCCGCAGTATGATCGAAAAGGCCGGATTCTTCGGGCCGCAGGAGGTGGAAATCTTCTCTTATAACTGGAACGCCAAACCGATTGACGAGGTGCTGACGACCGTTGTCGAGCGTTATCGCACCGTCTGCTGA
- a CDS encoding low temperature requirement protein A, with the protein MTDTAQSGWIRSEDEESTKATFPELFFDLVFVFAMIQLSQTLSKDFGATALLEAAILILALWWLWVHTTWLTNLLNTDKGPVRMLLFALMFGGVLLAIALPKAFSDQGLIFASIYTVMQLTRSLFGLYVFKGVDHGNSQTFGRITVWLLASSAFWISGGLTDDLMLRIALWMVAIAIEYIGPLARYAVPGLKAHEDEQLLLSGEHLAERCALFVIICLGETILTTGKTATEYMNSSLTFVVFCSAFSSTVFMWWIYFHHGQEQVSEKAEETAEPERIAQNLFNYGHLPIIAGIILTAVGEDFSLSHSYEHSTLRETLAIIGGPILFLAGNIGVKVAASHVRPVSHFVGIAVLAALLLIPAVPLYALQIASASILFLVALWEYVALRKHAPAVA; encoded by the coding sequence ATGACAGACACTGCACAGAGCGGCTGGATTCGGTCTGAGGACGAGGAGTCGACCAAGGCGACTTTTCCCGAGCTTTTCTTCGATCTCGTCTTTGTCTTTGCCATGATCCAGCTGTCGCAGACGCTGTCGAAGGATTTCGGCGCAACGGCGCTGCTCGAAGCCGCCATCCTCATCCTTGCGCTCTGGTGGCTCTGGGTTCACACGACCTGGCTGACGAACCTCCTGAACACGGACAAGGGTCCGGTGCGGATGCTCCTCTTCGCGCTGATGTTCGGCGGCGTGCTTTTGGCAATTGCATTGCCAAAGGCGTTTTCGGATCAGGGGCTTATTTTTGCGTCCATCTACACCGTCATGCAGCTCACGCGCTCGCTGTTCGGGCTCTATGTCTTCAAGGGTGTCGATCACGGCAATTCCCAGACCTTTGGCCGCATCACGGTGTGGCTGCTGGCCTCCAGCGCCTTCTGGATTTCCGGAGGCCTGACAGACGACCTTATGCTTCGTATTGCCTTGTGGATGGTCGCAATAGCCATCGAATATATCGGCCCGCTGGCGCGTTACGCCGTTCCGGGCCTCAAGGCGCATGAGGACGAGCAGCTTCTTCTTTCAGGCGAACATCTGGCCGAACGATGCGCGCTCTTCGTCATCATCTGCCTTGGCGAAACCATCCTGACGACGGGCAAGACGGCGACGGAATATATGAATTCCAGCCTGACCTTCGTTGTCTTCTGCTCCGCCTTTTCCAGCACCGTATTCATGTGGTGGATTTATTTCCATCACGGGCAGGAGCAGGTTTCCGAAAAGGCAGAGGAGACGGCGGAACCGGAACGCATCGCGCAGAACCTGTTCAATTACGGCCATCTGCCAATCATCGCGGGCATCATCCTGACGGCAGTCGGAGAGGATTTCAGCCTTTCGCATAGCTATGAGCATTCCACCCTGCGGGAAACGCTTGCCATTATCGGCGGACCGATCCTCTTTCTGGCCGGGAATATCGGCGTGAAGGTCGCGGCCTCCCATGTGCGGCCAGTGTCGCACTTCGTTGGCATTGCCGTTCTTGCAGCACTTCTTTTGATCCCCGCCGTGCCGCTTTACGCACTCCAGATCGCCAGCGCGTCCATCCTGTTTCTGGTCGCCCTTTGGGAATATGTGGCACTCAGGAAGCACGCGCCAGCGGTGGCGTGA
- a CDS encoding sensor histidine kinase: protein MLALGVALLIGMVGASLWLVQSNDRYSQETAELRRVRASILDVLTTMQDAETGQRGYLLTRREEYLAPYRDALQNLAEKRARLVERIGNRPAYMSSLPRLQTALDAKLEEIGRTLDLVNAGQADAAIDIVRADTGLMYMRDIRETLDYYQDMTDDRLRVIVSEQLSAASNLRWVTIGGAIAIIAVVGGALTLIAKYVRELMSSREEVAALNQGLEERVNERTRDLIRANQEIQRFAYIVTHDLRAPLVNIMGFLSEFEASLKPIEAYVLADGAKLSDTEIKDARLAVEEDLPEAIGFIRSSTRKMDQLINAILKISRDGRRKLQAEKVDLKELLANAGASVQHQVTAVDGEINVDVQPFTVISDRISLDQILGNLFDNAVKYQMPGRPLQISARILPQGRGIVRVDISDNGRGIADDDLERIFELFRRAGDQDQPGEGIGLAHVRSLIRNLGGDITVASELGKGSTFQLTLPTDLRKITRGNDI from the coding sequence ATGCTCGCTTTGGGTGTTGCGCTCCTCATCGGAATGGTCGGCGCATCGCTGTGGCTCGTGCAGTCCAATGACCGCTATTCGCAGGAAACAGCTGAGCTGCGCCGGGTGCGCGCTTCCATTCTGGATGTTCTGACGACCATGCAGGATGCTGAAACGGGTCAGCGCGGATACCTGCTGACGCGTCGCGAGGAATATCTTGCGCCCTATCGCGATGCTTTGCAGAACCTTGCCGAAAAACGTGCGCGTCTAGTCGAGCGTATCGGCAACCGGCCCGCCTACATGTCCAGCCTGCCGCGTTTGCAAACGGCGCTGGATGCCAAGCTGGAAGAAATCGGCCGCACCCTCGATCTCGTCAATGCGGGACAGGCGGATGCGGCAATCGACATCGTGCGAGCCGACACCGGCCTCATGTATATGCGCGACATCCGCGAAACGCTCGATTACTACCAAGACATGACGGATGACCGCCTGCGGGTGATCGTATCCGAACAGTTGAGCGCGGCGAGCAATCTGCGCTGGGTGACGATTGGCGGCGCCATCGCTATTATCGCAGTGGTCGGCGGCGCGCTGACGCTGATTGCAAAATATGTCCGCGAACTGATGAGCTCGCGCGAGGAAGTGGCGGCACTGAACCAGGGACTGGAAGAGCGCGTCAATGAGCGCACCCGCGATCTGATCCGCGCCAATCAGGAAATCCAGCGCTTTGCCTATATCGTGACTCACGATCTGCGCGCGCCACTGGTCAACATCATGGGCTTCCTTTCGGAATTCGAAGCTTCGCTGAAACCAATCGAGGCCTATGTGCTGGCCGATGGTGCCAAGCTCTCCGATACGGAAATCAAGGATGCCCGCCTTGCCGTGGAAGAGGATTTGCCGGAGGCAATCGGCTTCATCCGGTCTTCCACCCGCAAGATGGACCAGTTGATCAACGCAATCCTGAAGATTTCCCGCGACGGACGCCGCAAGCTGCAGGCGGAAAAGGTGGACCTGAAGGAGCTTCTGGCCAATGCCGGCGCCAGCGTTCAGCATCAGGTGACCGCCGTCGATGGCGAGATCAATGTCGATGTGCAGCCCTTCACCGTCATCAGTGACCGCATTTCACTCGACCAGATTCTCGGCAACCTCTTCGACAACGCCGTCAAATACCAGATGCCAGGCCGTCCCTTGCAGATTTCGGCCCGAATCCTGCCGCAGGGTCGCGGCATCGTGCGGGTGGATATAAGCGATAATGGTCGCGGCATTGCGGATGACGATCTTGAGCGGATTTTCGAACTGTTCCGCCGCGCGGGCGATCAGGATCAGCCCGGCGAGGGAATTGGCCTTGCTCATGTGCGTTCGCTAATAAGAAATTTAGGTGGAGACATTACGGTCGCCTCGGAACTTGGCAAGGGAAGTACCTTCCAGCTGACTTTGCCGACGGACCTCCGAAAAATCACACGAGGTAACGACATATGA
- a CDS encoding response regulator, with amino-acid sequence MKTTGQEVTIVMIEDDEGHARLIEKNVRRAGVNNDIVPFTLGNKALDYILGPSRDGMVSKDRYLLILLDLNLPDMSGIKILEQIKSNEHTKRLPVVVLTTTDDESEIQKCYDLGANVYITKPVDYEGFATAIRNLGLFFSVIQVP; translated from the coding sequence ATGAAAACGACAGGCCAGGAAGTCACGATCGTCATGATCGAAGATGACGAAGGGCATGCGCGCCTTATCGAAAAGAATGTGCGCCGCGCAGGCGTCAACAACGACATCGTGCCATTCACCCTTGGCAACAAGGCGCTGGATTACATTCTCGGCCCCAGCCGCGATGGCATGGTGAGCAAGGATCGCTACCTTCTGATCCTGCTGGACCTCAACCTGCCGGATATGTCCGGCATCAAGATCCTTGAACAGATCAAGAGCAACGAGCACACGAAGCGCTTGCCTGTCGTCGTTCTGACCACGACGGACGACGAGTCCGAAATACAAAAATGTTACGATCTCGGCGCAAACGTGTATATCACGAAGCCAGTTGATTACGAGGGATTCGCAACTGCTATCAGAAACCTCGGCCTCTTCTTCTCAGTGATACAGGTTCCATGA
- a CDS encoding histidine kinase dimerization/phosphoacceptor domain -containing protein — MALQVLYVDDDPTLAKLATRVLGRHDVQVEHAPSVALGLEKFNAGRFDAVVLDHYFQNGTGLQFLNAIGDHSREIPVLYVTGASEAQIAIDALKAGAADYVIKTVADDFFPLLLTSIQQACANFQLRKEKEETERLLVQAKERAELMAKEMNHRIANSLSLVSAMIRMQMNAASTEEARTALMETQSRISAIAGVHRSLYTADNMGVVDLDHYLSSIINELAKSVPDSDKIRIKTDMETIKAAPDQAVALGVIVTELTTNALKYAYPGTTGDIRIALRRQDDKIQLTVEDDGVGMQAGAKPKGTGLGTKLISAMAQSLKATIEQGALKPHSGTRICVEWEAL; from the coding sequence ATGGCGTTGCAGGTACTTTATGTCGATGACGACCCTACTCTCGCGAAGCTTGCTACGCGGGTGCTGGGTCGGCACGACGTTCAGGTAGAGCATGCGCCATCTGTTGCCCTTGGTCTGGAAAAGTTCAATGCCGGTCGCTTCGATGCGGTCGTGCTGGACCATTATTTCCAGAACGGCACCGGCCTTCAGTTTCTGAACGCGATAGGCGATCACAGCCGCGAAATTCCCGTTCTTTACGTGACGGGTGCGAGCGAAGCGCAGATCGCCATCGATGCGCTGAAAGCGGGTGCTGCGGATTACGTGATCAAGACGGTTGCCGACGATTTCTTTCCGCTATTGCTGACATCCATCCAGCAGGCCTGCGCGAACTTCCAGCTGCGCAAGGAAAAGGAAGAGACGGAGCGGCTTCTGGTTCAGGCCAAGGAACGGGCCGAGCTGATGGCGAAGGAGATGAACCACCGCATCGCCAACAGTCTCTCGCTTGTTTCCGCGATGATCCGCATGCAGATGAACGCTGCCTCGACGGAAGAGGCGCGCACGGCGCTGATGGAAACGCAGAGCCGCATTTCAGCAATCGCAGGGGTTCACCGCAGCCTTTACACTGCCGACAATATGGGCGTGGTGGACCTCGACCATTATCTCTCGTCCATCATCAACGAACTGGCGAAATCCGTTCCGGACAGCGATAAAATCCGCATCAAGACCGATATGGAAACCATCAAGGCAGCGCCCGATCAGGCGGTGGCGCTTGGTGTTATCGTCACTGAGCTTACGACAAACGCGCTTAAATATGCCTATCCTGGCACGACCGGCGATATTCGCATTGCGCTGAGACGACAGGACGACAAAATTCAGCTGACTGTCGAAGATGATGGCGTCGGCATGCAGGCGGGCGCGAAGCCGAAGGGAACAGGTCTCGGCACCAAGCTGATCTCGGCTATGGCCCAGAGCCTGAAGGCGACCATCGAACAGGGCGCACTCAAGCCACATTCCGGCACGCGGATTTGCGTGGAGTGGGAAGCGCTGTAA
- a CDS encoding L,D-transpeptidase — MKNETTRRSFLLGTGGLALTALGGCTTTPRETVEVRPKFDPYYAEVYGPKPDEQFPLPAIPYEKIDRRFYRQMVDNPTGERPGTIVVDTANHFLYLTYENNQAMRYGVGLGRQGFEWSGRGVIQYKRQWPRWTPPDEMIARQPELQPYSSANGGMAPGLMNPLGARALYIFKDGQDTIYRLHGSPEWWTIGKSVSSGCVRLMNQDIVDLYNRVPDGTPIVVTSLAPPAAAPVVAGLPGAY; from the coding sequence ATTAAGAATGAAACCACGCGCCGGAGCTTTCTGCTGGGCACCGGCGGATTGGCGCTGACGGCCCTTGGCGGCTGCACCACCACGCCGCGTGAAACAGTGGAAGTGCGCCCCAAATTCGATCCTTATTATGCGGAAGTCTACGGTCCGAAGCCGGACGAGCAGTTCCCGCTACCCGCCATTCCCTATGAGAAGATCGACCGCCGCTTCTATCGCCAGATGGTGGACAATCCCACCGGTGAGCGCCCCGGCACAATCGTCGTGGATACCGCGAACCACTTCCTCTATCTCACCTATGAGAATAATCAGGCCATGCGTTATGGCGTCGGTCTCGGTCGTCAGGGCTTCGAATGGTCGGGCAGGGGCGTCATTCAGTACAAGCGCCAGTGGCCGCGCTGGACACCGCCCGATGAGATGATCGCGCGCCAGCCGGAACTTCAACCCTACAGCTCCGCCAATGGCGGCATGGCTCCCGGGCTCATGAACCCGCTTGGCGCACGCGCGCTCTATATCTTCAAGGATGGTCAGGACACGATCTATCGTCTTCACGGTTCGCCGGAGTGGTGGACCATCGGCAAATCGGTTTCATCCGGCTGCGTGCGCCTGATGAATCAGGATATCGTCGATCTCTACAACCGCGTACCGGATGGAACGCCTATCGTCGTGACGTCGCTTGCACCTCCGGCGGCAGCGCCGGTGGTTGCCGGACTGCCCGGCGCTTATTGA
- a CDS encoding L,D-transpeptidase family protein: MMSSSKAAAIVALCASLAACTSMGFDSASKEPPKLSSKAIAAMSSKGMKPESPVLVRIFKQESELEVWKVDKTGNYALLKAYPMCRWSGKLGPKTKSGDRQAPEGFYHVSSGMLNPNSQYYVSFNLGYPNRLESALGYTGEALMVHGACSSSGCYAMTDQQVGEIYAIVERALKGGQDRFQVQAYPFRMTAKNMAAHKDDPNFAFWRTLKDGYDYFEITKRQPKVSVCGRRYVFNTEFSGGEPADPLAACPPAMSQPDPAVAARLTAEKQKLDVAMAEGTSSALSAYVDGGMHPSFRALLKSSGAKDMAGKVSGTKYPISRPDAALADPFSAGR; encoded by the coding sequence ATGATGTCATCATCGAAGGCAGCGGCGATTGTCGCGCTGTGCGCGTCGCTTGCCGCCTGTACGTCCATGGGTTTCGATAGCGCTTCCAAGGAGCCGCCGAAGCTTTCCTCCAAGGCCATCGCCGCCATGTCCTCCAAGGGCATGAAGCCGGAAAGCCCTGTTCTGGTGAGAATTTTCAAGCAGGAGAGCGAGCTCGAAGTCTGGAAGGTAGACAAGACCGGCAACTACGCGCTGTTAAAGGCATATCCCATGTGCCGCTGGTCCGGTAAGCTCGGACCGAAGACGAAGAGCGGCGACCGTCAGGCACCGGAGGGCTTCTACCATGTCTCTTCCGGCATGCTGAACCCCAATTCGCAATATTACGTGTCCTTCAATCTCGGCTATCCGAACCGGCTTGAATCGGCGCTTGGCTATACGGGCGAGGCGCTGATGGTGCATGGCGCCTGTTCTTCCTCCGGCTGTTACGCCATGACCGACCAGCAGGTCGGAGAGATTTATGCGATTGTCGAGCGCGCCCTGAAGGGCGGGCAGGATCGCTTTCAGGTTCAGGCCTATCCCTTCCGCATGACGGCAAAGAACATGGCCGCGCATAAGGACGATCCGAATTTCGCCTTCTGGCGCACGTTGAAGGATGGCTACGATTACTTCGAGATCACGAAGCGTCAGCCAAAGGTTTCGGTTTGCGGACGCCGTTACGTCTTCAATACCGAGTTTTCCGGCGGAGAGCCGGCGGATCCGCTTGCGGCCTGCCCGCCAGCCATGAGCCAGCCGGACCCGGCGGTGGCAGCCCGCCTCACGGCGGAAAAACAAAAGCTTGATGTCGCGATGGCGGAAGGAACTTCAAGCGCGCTCAGTGCTTATGTCGATGGCGGAATGCACCCCAGCTTCCGTGCACTTTTGAAAAGCAGCGGCGCGAAAGACATGGCCGGAAAGGTATCCGGCACGAAATACCCGATAAGCCGCCCGGATGCGGCGCTTGCCGACCCGTTTTCGGCTGGACGATAA
- a CDS encoding SDR family oxidoreductase: protein MKPEKVALVTGAGSGIGRASALALAAEGYAVGALSHTPDEIEKLVEEIRDKGGKAITLVADVSEENEMAKAVETLIKTFGRLDTVVANAGINGVWAPIDDLKTEEWDKTINVNLRGTYLTINKTVPHMKNAGGGSIIIVSSINGTRTFTSPGATAYSVTKAGQLAMAQQLALELGQHNIRVNAVCPGAIETSIDDNTHIRDADETEVPVEWPEGDIPITGGKAGRADEVADLIVFLASDKSRHITGSPVWIDGGQGLLR, encoded by the coding sequence ATGAAGCCTGAAAAAGTCGCGCTGGTTACGGGAGCAGGCTCGGGCATCGGCAGAGCATCCGCGCTGGCGCTCGCGGCTGAAGGCTATGCCGTCGGTGCGCTCAGCCACACGCCGGATGAGATCGAGAAGCTTGTCGAAGAGATACGTGATAAGGGCGGTAAAGCCATAACTCTGGTCGCAGACGTATCCGAAGAAAACGAGATGGCGAAGGCCGTGGAAACGCTGATCAAGACCTTCGGTCGTCTCGATACGGTGGTTGCGAATGCCGGGATAAACGGGGTCTGGGCTCCTATCGATGATTTGAAGACCGAAGAGTGGGATAAGACCATCAACGTCAATCTGCGCGGCACCTATCTCACCATCAACAAAACAGTGCCTCATATGAAAAATGCCGGTGGCGGATCGATCATCATCGTGTCCTCCATCAATGGCACGCGAACCTTCACCTCACCGGGCGCCACGGCCTATTCGGTAACGAAAGCCGGGCAGCTTGCCATGGCCCAGCAATTGGCGCTGGAACTCGGACAGCACAATATTCGCGTCAATGCCGTGTGCCCCGGCGCTATCGAAACCTCCATCGATGACAACACGCACATTCGGGATGCGGATGAGACAGAGGTGCCGGTGGAGTGGCCGGAAGGGGATATCCCGATCACCGGCGGCAAGGCAGGGCGTGCCGACGAGGTGGCTGATCTCATCGTGTTTCTGGCCAGCGATAAGTCTCGTCACATCACCGGTTCACCGGTCTGGATCGATGGCGGGCAGGGGCTTTTGCGATGA
- a CDS encoding DNA-3-methyladenine glycosylase: MDQSFFARDAVTVAEELIGMEFRFHNTGGIIVETEAYRPDDPASHSFNGPTQRNRVMFGPPAHLYVYRSYGIHWCANLVCTSGSAVLIRALEPTTGLDLMKVRRGTDVLRSLCSGPGKLCQALGITGEADGISLLEAPILLRRAAREAAIVAGPRIGISKAMDLPWRFGLKGSPFLSKPFK; the protein is encoded by the coding sequence ATGGATCAATCCTTTTTCGCCCGAGATGCCGTGACCGTCGCCGAAGAACTGATCGGCATGGAGTTTCGTTTTCACAATACCGGTGGCATCATTGTCGAGACTGAAGCCTACAGGCCTGACGACCCGGCTTCGCACAGCTTCAATGGGCCGACACAGCGCAATCGCGTAATGTTCGGGCCTCCTGCCCATCTATATGTCTACCGCTCCTACGGCATCCACTGGTGCGCAAATCTGGTCTGCACATCCGGCTCTGCGGTGCTGATCCGCGCGCTGGAGCCCACGACCGGGCTGGATTTGATGAAAGTTAGAAGAGGGACGGATGTACTTCGATCGCTCTGCTCCGGGCCTGGCAAGCTTTGTCAGGCACTGGGTATTACCGGGGAAGCAGACGGGATTTCGCTTTTGGAAGCGCCGATCTTGTTGCGGCGTGCGGCAAGAGAAGCGGCTATAGTGGCGGGGCCGAGGATCGGCATCAGCAAGGCAATGGATTTGCCCTGGCGTTTCGGCCTGAAGGGCTCACCTTTTTTGAGCAAGCCTTTCAAATAA
- the queE gene encoding 7-carboxy-7-deazaguanine synthase QueE has protein sequence MSAAKEAPIRISEIFGPTIQGEGLLIGLPTVFVRTGGCDYRCSWCDTLHAVDSDYREDWKPSSVDEIWAEVTELSGGKPITVSLSGGNPAIQPLGPLIQRGHAEGYTFALETQGSVSKDWFADLDYLVLSPKPPSSGMETDWQAFENCLAAAGDRPKIALKVVVFDDADFAYVREAAQRFPQLPVYLQPGNHTPPPPDDDDATVDVDGIMDRMLWLVEKVASERWFEARVLPQLHVLLWGNRRGV, from the coding sequence ATGAGTGCTGCGAAAGAAGCGCCGATCCGCATCAGCGAAATCTTCGGACCTACCATCCAGGGCGAGGGCCTGCTGATCGGTCTGCCGACCGTTTTCGTGCGCACCGGCGGCTGCGATTATCGCTGTTCCTGGTGCGATACGCTCCATGCGGTGGATAGCGATTATCGCGAGGACTGGAAGCCTTCATCCGTGGATGAAATCTGGGCGGAGGTAACGGAGCTCTCCGGCGGCAAGCCGATCACCGTTTCGCTTTCAGGCGGCAACCCCGCAATCCAGCCGCTCGGCCCGCTCATCCAGAGAGGGCATGCGGAGGGTTACACCTTCGCGCTGGAAACGCAGGGCAGCGTATCGAAGGATTGGTTCGCCGATCTGGATTATCTCGTTCTCAGTCCCAAACCGCCCTCCAGCGGAATGGAAACGGACTGGCAGGCGTTCGAAAACTGTCTTGCCGCGGCTGGCGACCGGCCAAAAATCGCTCTCAAGGTTGTCGTCTTTGATGACGCGGATTTTGCTTATGTCAGGGAAGCGGCACAACGCTTCCCACAGCTTCCGGTGTATCTCCAACCCGGCAACCATACCCCTCCGCCACCGGATGATGACGACGCGACGGTGGATGTCGATGGCATCATGGACCGCATGTTGTGGCTGGTGGAAAAGGTGGCGTCCGAGCGGTGGTTCGAGGCGCGCGTGCTGCCCCAGCTGCATGTTCTGCTATGGGGAAACCGCCGCGGCGTCTGA
- the queD gene encoding 6-carboxytetrahydropterin synthase QueD gives MFRITKEFHFSASHQLKDLPADHQCARLHGHNYIVEVELAGEELNEHGFVRDYHELAPLKRYIDDSFDHRHLNDVLGHDMVTAERLAKHFYDWCKERLPETSAVRVSETAKTWAEYRPAVQP, from the coding sequence ATGTTTCGCATCACCAAGGAATTTCACTTTTCCGCTTCGCATCAGCTGAAAGATTTACCTGCGGATCATCAATGCGCACGGCTGCACGGGCATAATTACATTGTCGAAGTGGAGCTGGCAGGTGAGGAGCTGAACGAACATGGTTTCGTTCGCGATTACCATGAGCTTGCACCCCTCAAGCGCTACATAGACGATAGTTTCGATCATCGTCACCTGAACGACGTCCTGGGGCATGACATGGTCACGGCAGAGCGTCTGGCCAAGCATTTCTACGACTGGTGCAAGGAACGCCTGCCGGAAACCAGCGCCGTCCGTGTCAGCGAAACCGCCAAGACATGGGCCGAATACCGCCCGGCAGTGCAGCCATGA
- the queC gene encoding 7-cyano-7-deazaguanine synthase QueC, which translates to MKTIVICSGGLDSVSLAHRIAAEHELLALLSFDYGQRHKKELDFAAACATRLGVPHHIIDIRTIGAHLTGSALTDDVDVPDGHYAEETMRSTVVPNRNAIMLTIAFGLAAAQQADAVAIAVHGGDHFIYPDCRPGFIDAFNTMQAHALEGYANVKLYAPYVTVTKAAIVTDGARHSTPFGETWSCYKGGIRHCGRCGTCVERREAFHLAGVNDPTDYEDPDFWVAATSAYAAQEVR; encoded by the coding sequence ATGAAAACCATCGTCATCTGCTCCGGCGGATTGGACTCCGTTTCGCTTGCGCACAGAATTGCTGCGGAACACGAGCTGCTCGCCCTGCTTTCCTTCGATTACGGCCAGCGCCATAAGAAGGAACTGGATTTTGCCGCCGCATGCGCCACGCGTCTCGGCGTACCGCATCACATCATCGATATCCGCACCATTGGTGCCCATCTCACTGGCTCGGCCTTGACCGATGATGTTGACGTGCCGGATGGCCATTATGCGGAGGAGACGATGCGTTCGACCGTCGTGCCGAACCGCAATGCCATCATGCTCACCATCGCCTTCGGTCTTGCCGCTGCACAGCAGGCGGATGCGGTGGCGATTGCCGTGCATGGCGGTGATCACTTCATCTACCCCGACTGCCGCCCTGGCTTCATCGATGCCTTCAACACCATGCAGGCGCATGCGCTTGAAGGTTACGCAAACGTCAAGCTCTACGCGCCCTATGTCACCGTCACCAAGGCCGCTATCGTGACGGATGGCGCGCGGCATTCCACGCCATTTGGTGAAACATGGTCTTGCTACAAGGGCGGCATTCGCCATTGCGGTCGCTGCGGCACCTGCGTTGAACGCCGGGAAGCATTTCATCTGGCGGGCGTCAATGATCCGACCGACTATGAAGACCCGGATTTCTGGGTGGCCGCCACCAGCGCCTATGCGGCGCAGGAGGTGCGCTGA